Proteins encoded within one genomic window of Haloplanus vescus:
- a CDS encoding ATP-binding cassette domain-containing protein, with amino-acid sequence MTPAIEIDAVSVTLGDTAVLNSVSTTIDEGRLVGLVGPNGAGKTTLLRAINGVLDPDQGSVRVTGQDVSALDSRATSQLVATVPQSTASTFEFPVRRIVEMGRTPHIGRFGTRTSADRDAVDEAMDRAAVSHLADRPVTEVSGGERQRVFLARALAQETPVLLLDEPTSDLDVNHQVRTLDLVTDLVDEGRTVVAAIHDLDLAARYCDELRLLHDGRIRAAGTPESVLTAATLEAAFGARATVTTHPVTGAASVTAFADDAPDSTTATVHVVGGGGAATPHLHRLDAAGVECSVGVVSTDDADAETARAIGADLVTVPPFAPVDDEARATVSERVRRADAVVVADVTVAPGNCPTLDAVLGADTPLVVVDGRPVDARNVAGSRGRRLVSRLRARGIVVDDDADAVVAAVRRAIDTPPIHDRSPYSP; translated from the coding sequence GTGACGCCCGCTATCGAAATCGACGCGGTCTCCGTCACCCTCGGCGATACAGCGGTCCTCAATTCGGTATCGACGACCATCGACGAGGGACGGCTGGTGGGTCTCGTCGGCCCGAACGGTGCGGGAAAGACGACCCTCCTCCGGGCGATCAATGGCGTCCTCGACCCGGACCAGGGTTCGGTCCGAGTCACCGGGCAGGACGTGTCGGCGCTCGACTCGCGCGCGACGAGTCAGCTGGTGGCCACCGTCCCGCAGTCGACCGCGTCGACCTTCGAGTTCCCCGTCCGGCGGATCGTCGAAATGGGACGCACCCCGCATATCGGCCGGTTCGGCACCCGGACGAGCGCCGACCGTGACGCCGTCGACGAGGCGATGGACCGCGCCGCTGTCTCCCATCTCGCCGACCGCCCCGTGACCGAGGTGAGTGGCGGGGAGCGCCAGCGGGTCTTCCTCGCTCGCGCACTCGCACAGGAGACGCCCGTCCTCCTCCTCGACGAACCCACCTCCGACCTCGACGTGAACCACCAGGTCCGAACGCTGGACCTCGTGACCGACCTCGTCGACGAGGGACGGACCGTCGTGGCGGCCATCCACGACCTCGACCTCGCGGCGCGTTACTGCGACGAGCTCCGCCTCCTCCACGACGGCCGGATTCGCGCCGCCGGGACACCCGAGTCGGTGCTGACTGCCGCGACCCTCGAAGCGGCGTTTGGCGCGCGGGCGACGGTGACGACACACCCGGTCACAGGGGCGGCCTCAGTGACCGCGTTCGCGGACGACGCGCCGGATTCGACCACGGCCACCGTCCACGTCGTCGGCGGCGGCGGGGCCGCCACGCCCCACCTCCACCGTCTCGATGCCGCCGGTGTCGAGTGCTCGGTCGGCGTCGTGAGCACCGACGACGCCGACGCCGAGACGGCCCGGGCCATCGGCGCCGACCTCGTGACCGTCCCGCCCTTCGCGCCCGTCGACGACGAGGCGCGCGCGACAGTGTCCGAGCGAGTCCGCCGCGCGGACGCCGTCGTCGTCGCCGACGTGACCGTCGCACCGGGTAACTGCCCGACGCTCGACGCCGTCCTCGGTGCCGACACGCCGCTCGTCGTCGTCGACGGTCGTCCCGTGGACGCCCGCAACGTCGCCGGTTCGCGGGGGCGACGACTCGTCTCCCGCCTCCGTGCTCGCGGCATCGTCGTCGACGACGACGCAGACGCAGTCGTCGCGGCG